In Acanthopagrus latus isolate v.2019 chromosome 23, fAcaLat1.1, whole genome shotgun sequence, the genomic window ATCTTTATATAGAAAGTCATTCCTCACTGATGATTTAATCCGTGGTTCTATTATACAAACCCTGAAAGCGTACGGGGTGCTGGTCTGGGAATTGCTGGAGCATGTTGTATGGTTAAAGGAATACTCCCCTAGTAATCCATTATACGTATTAAAGCCCTTGTATTCGCTGTTTGTAGTATGCTCCCACATAGAGGACCAGTCATAGTGGCTTTAAGTCGAAAAAAATGAAGCTGTTCCTGGAAACCACTGCTCCAACATGCACCACTTTCCTACAGCAAGCTGCAGTTGCTTCcataaaacaaagtgtaaatacACAATGTGGAGTTTTAACCATTGACACATGGAGATGTTCCAAtaccatttttatttcttttaacaGCTGTATATTTTACTAATCCTGTATGGATATGATGGCTATTGTTGTTGTATAGCGTGGCTAAGGTTAAACCTTATACAGAGTGATTGCCAccaacattcattttttatctattcaaacagtgaaatgtgttcCCTCACTGTCTCATGGAGTTTGGGGAGAGCAGTTTCGTCGTGCTCTCTGCGTGATGCGTCTTCAAATGCTTTAGAAGGTTGCTGGTGTTGAAATCGGCAACTCTCATGCCACCCCTCCAAATCAGAGCCTTGCATACTGAGCATATCGCTCTTTCACTGGTGGGGTTATCTTGATTAAATATTACCGAATAGCTGACGTGTTGCTAGCTCCATCTGACTCACATGAAATCAACTTCTTCTTTGCCCCGCTCAAAACAGTAGTTGATAGATACAACACAGCTCAACTTCCTGTGTTGGCTTGTAGAGCtgcaaagaaaaactgctgaTACTGATCTCGGAATTGTTACAACTCCGATGATGTCAAATGATCAGCTAATGTTACATTCAAAACAGGTTTTTGGAGAAATtgctccaaaataaaagtccttcTTATAAGAGGAATAATTAGGAAAACAATTTCTTGTTGATTTTTATATTCCTGTTGCTCTTCATGCATGATGAGGGTGTACATACAGTAGTAACATGGTCATCgtgtgcttgtgttgtgtttcagtgacTGGAGCCGAATATGAGGCCATGCTGACAGAGATCATGTCTATGGGCTACGAAAGGGAGAGAGTGGTGGCTGCACTACGGGCCAGTTTCAACAACCCCCACAGAGCTGTGGAGTACCTGCTCACTGTgagtcacacatacacaaaatgatCTCATTGGTACCACCTGAAAAGCACCTGTACCGAAACATAAAGTGAGGTCAAGTACTCATTTTCTACCTAAAATATGCACAGATTTCAGCATCAGATGATTTCTTTCCCTTCCTGGCCGTTTTTAGATATGCTACATTAAATATAAAGAGCATTGTACTTACAGACCAACATGCCAGTCTGTTGTGGAAATAAATGCATACTTTCCTACCTAGAAATACTAAAAAAGACCTGACATAGCCTGCTCTCTACTATATCCAGCACAGTTCCTCTTGCATCTCACAGAGGACCCGTTCCCACTGctcagctttgtgtgtgtgtgctgcttttacATTCTTTTGAGAAGTCACACTTTGGGAATAGGATAGATAACTaggttgggggaaaaaaaaaacggatgaACTTGATGTCAATCATTTCAACAACTCTGCTTCCTGATGTAGTTTCAGTGTTATCAGTCTGCGGCACATTCTATTCTTCTTAGGCTTTGTTCTTCGCACTGCAAGCAAAATTCATAACATGCACTCCACCCTCTGTGGTATAAATGAGGTTCATAAATCAAAAGCTGCCtaaaacacaaagtgaacaTGAGAACATGAACTGCTTTCACATTAGCCCTCTTTAGTTTTGGCTTAGTGCATCAAATAAACGATGACACACTGTGTTATTTTGAGATTACTGAAGACTTCATGAGGCAGTTGTCCACTATGATGGACAGCCCCGCAGAGCCAGACTTAATTAAATGTGTAAGTGTTTTTCAAAGTCAACATTTTGAGTAGTAATTAACAGCTAATAGTTACCAAATGATCAGTTGGCGAACTTTAATGGCCCTTTATACTGTTTTGATCTCTGCGCGTACTTTGGCAGCAGaacgagtgtgtgtttttgtgtttgactgacagtggtattgttgtgtttccagGGTATTCCTAGCAGCCCAGTCCAAGAGAGTAATCCTCCAGCACAGGCCCCCGCATCTGGACCCACAGAGGCCCCGGCATCTCTAGCAGAGGGTGAGGCATGCAGCCCATTTTGGTCCAAAAATACCCGCAGCCATCagttgtgtctctctctgctgcagaaacaatgacagaaaGTCCTAGTGGGGTACTCTGGTGGATTTGAAACCTGGTGTAATGTGTGAATTGAAAAAATCTCAAATATAGACTAACAGGCTCAAGTGGTATCCATTCATGAAAAAGAACACTGGAAGGTGACTCATACAACCTTTGTCAAAAATCTTATCATTTCAAGCTTCATTTCAGAGACTATTCCCCATGAGACAAATTCTCAGATAGCTACAATAAATGAACTTCTTACTTGAGGCTCATTGGCAGGCAGTGACTCATTGTATGACTCATTATTCACTGAATGTTTTTCTACTGTGGCGATGTCTCAGTTGTTGTTCAACTTGTTAGTTGCCACCACCTTTGTTGAAATTTCATCATCCAGTGAAGACTTGTTGTGGCCTTGTGGATAAAGGCATTGTGTTTGTCAGGACTAAAGAGCATCAGTGCATTTCCAGCAAAAATGCgaaacatttaatgtttccaGCATTTACAGTAGAAGAATGTGCGACTCCGTCGTTCATTTGCTGTTATAAATTGAATATCTGGAGGTTGTGAACTGTTGGTTGgaccaaacaagacatttgtgggACCGTGTGCAGAGCACTACTGAAACCACAGGGCAGGCTAGGatgaactgaaaacacacattaagcTCAGTCTGGTCATTGATCTGCACAGTgtaaggggggaaaaaaagtatttttttgcaTGTCAAGTTATTGATGACAGGATGCATTTTCTCTCACATGATTATTTGCCATCCTGCTAATGGTTGTTAATGTTGAACATCACTAGGAGAGAACCCACTTGCATTCCTGCGGACCCAGCCCCAGTTTCTGCACATGAGACAGGCGATCCAGCAGAACCCGGCTATGCTGCCAGCTCTCCTCCAGCAACTAGGCCGCGAGAATCCTCAACTTCTACAGGTAACACACTCTATATACTCATAATGAGAACGctatacatgcacacatgagATTAATGTTAAGTGTTTGGTGTTCATTAATAATCCTGCCTCTCATTTCTATGGAATGTTCTTTGTCTTTGCCACAAAACAAGCCCTGCTGCATTTAGAAGAaattttgttcattcatttgatGGATCTCAGCATTGTTACTAGTTTAAGATAATAGCCACTCCCTCTTCCTTCACATCTGTTCCTCTTCTCCAGCAAATCAGTCAGCACCAGGAGCTGTTCATCCAGATGTTGAACGAGCCGgtgggagaggggggagatCCGCCGGAGGTTGGAGAGTTGGGGGCAGCAGGGGAGGAGGGCGCACCTGTCAACTATATCCAGGTTACACCTCAGGAGAAGGAAGCCATTGAAAGGGTGAGTGATAACtaattgctgcaaatgtgttttttctgttgttcaAATAGAAATGAggaacagaatgttttttttaaaagccttattttctgtctcattctttgttctccctcttcatccctcccAACAGTTAAAAGCGTTGGGTTTCCCTGAGGCTCTTGTGATCCAGGCCTACTTCGCCTGCGAGAAAAATGAGAACCTGGCAGCCAACTTTCTCCTCAACCAGCTACTGGAAGATGACTGAACAGCGGAGATCACTGCCTTCGTGTCCCCCCCCTCCTACCCCTCCTCTCTTCAGCTCAGCATAAAAGACTGCACCCCCAAAATTTACTGTACAGCTACCAACCTCAGCTCGACCcgacaggaggggaggagaggggagagccAGCAGGGGGGTGCGGGGCGGGGATGGGACGGGATGGGGAGACGGGGTGGGTTAGGTTACGGTGGGGTTGCACGCttaaaaagtacacaaagtGGAGGTTGTGTGCAGGAAGGTCAGACTTGGATTATCGGAGGTCGGGGTGAAAAACGTGTGGAAGAAATGACAAAACCCATGTGAATTCCAATGGAATGTGTGGGGTTTGTCTAGGGGAgatctttaatttgattttagaCGCGCTTTGTGAACATtagggagggggggaggggggaggcgggCGGTGGGCGGAAGGGTTTACGATAAGAgtgagtgcttgtgtgtgagtacatgtctgtgtgcctgtgcagATGGATGCGATACAGTTAAGCTGAAAAAGTAATCAATTTGTATTCTCTAAGTTTGTTAATGCTGTAGCGGGATTGTATGGAAGCACATTCTCCTCACTGCACTTCAACAACATTATCAGTGTGTGTAACTGCTTGTATGTACCTGTGTAAGGCTCATGTACGTACATCCAGGAGCGGAATTGGCAGAGGTAGCCTGGACCGTGCTGCCC contains:
- the rad23aa gene encoding RAD23 homolog A, nucleotide excision repair protein a, encoding MQITLKTLQQQTIQIEIDPEQTVKALKEKIEAERGKDNFPVSGQKLIYAGKILQDDTPIKEYKIDEKNFVVVMVSKSKPAAAASPPASEAPKPPVQDSGSTSTAVPAATPASASAPAPTPAAAPAPSEEAKEEPSAAATEPQQPASSSAAGQGLDASSALVTGAEYEAMLTEIMSMGYERERVVAALRASFNNPHRAVEYLLTGIPSSPVQESNPPAQAPASGPTEAPASLAEGENPLAFLRTQPQFLHMRQAIQQNPAMLPALLQQLGRENPQLLQQISQHQELFIQMLNEPVGEGGDPPEVGELGAAGEEGAPVNYIQVTPQEKEAIERLKALGFPEALVIQAYFACEKNENLAANFLLNQLLEDD